Within the Rosa rugosa chromosome 2, drRosRugo1.1, whole genome shotgun sequence genome, the region GACTATGCAGAGAGAAGACGTGATGGAGATTACAGAAAGAGGAGTGCAGATAGTGATAGAGAGAAGCATAAAGAGAGACGAAGAGACAGAGATGATAATATTGACCAGCAGGAGAGTGGAAAGAGGTATGCAGATGACGGTATGTATGCAGCACAGAGGGGAGATGAAGATTACAGAAAAAGGACTGCAGATGGTGATAGATCCACAGAAAGGAGTAGGGATAGAGAATACAGAAAGAGAAGTGTAGCTAATGGTAGCCCTTCAGAAAAGAGAGACGATGAATTTTATAGAAAGATACGTGCAGAGCATGATAAGCATGCAGAAATGAGGGATGATAGAAACTCTAGGAAGAAATCTGTTGATGACAGACGAGACAAGAGAGATGAACCAGTTCATAAGAGAAGCGCAGGGAGGGAAGATAGAGAACATAGAAGGTGAATGGCATGGAAGTTCTCTTGATGGAGATGAAGCATGTGATTGTATAATTTTGACGCCAGAACTTTTACCAGACTTCGGTTTTCTGTGACTTTTCTCTGTAATGAATTGAATCAATATTGTAGTGGTATCAATTTTGGACTAGTGACTCCAAACTGAAATACTAAAACTAAGTTGtcacttagttttattttaattaaaattaaagaCATTATGAtctttaattttctttgtttgatacaTAATTAAACAAACAGACAAACTACAACAGGGAGCAAGGAGGGGGACTGCCCCAGCTGATCTATAAACACAAAAGAGAAGACAGTTCCATCATATTGAAGAGGAGGAAACCTAGATTCGCAAGTGCGTCTGCAACAAAGTTCTGTCAAGTTTTAAAATTGATAATTGTTACCAACAGAAGGAAAGAGATTATTTAGATCGATAGAAATACAAAATCgaaaaagggaagaaaatgaCGCATCCCAGCTCATTGATTAGAAAATATCAAGGGTTTCTTCTCAATTTTAACCATTATAAGATTCTACATCAAATTCTCATCATTAAAACTATAGTACAGGGTTACATCCGAAGCATGTATAGACCATTTAGGATGATAAAGGCCTCTTAGGGATTTCTGAAGCACAGTACGGGGAGGAATGGTATACATGGAAGTCTAAAATGAGAGGTATACTAATTGACAAGAACAATTTTCAGAAGCTGGAAAAGAAGGGACAGTGTAACCCAAAACCATCAGCAAAGAAATCATGATACATGTGTCAAATCCTCTCAGGATAGTAGACACCACCTCAGACATGATTCTCCTGTACAGGCCTTTTATTATCCCTTTCAGTGTGGCCAACTCTGCCTACCCTGTTATGATTTTCAGTATGGTCAAAGTGATTATGGCGATAATCATGTCTCTGTTTCTTTTCTGCAACAATTTCTAGGGGGCTTCCTTCCTTTCTCTTGCGACTGCTTGATTTGGGTGACGGAAATTCATGTCCAGCTTCGAAGGCTGATACCTCACCTTCTTCAATAGCACTAAAACGTGGTCCACCATCTCCAACACCCTCCCGATGTTTTCCCTGATGAAGGCTCTCATGTTCTTGTCTATGTGAGGACTTGGACCAGCTTTGCCTTCTGTCCCGTTTGTTTTTCTCACTCCCACCAGCCAGTTCAATACCATCTTCCAGCTCCCTCTCAATCAGATCATCCTCATCCAGCAAATCTGTTTTCCTGGTCATATCAGCAGTGGCTTTCCTTCGTTTCTCCAATGCTGCCCTTACTTTGTCCTTGTCGATTTTCTTAATAGCTTCTTGAGGTGATCGACCAAGGGCACTTTGTGTATTGTCCAGATTTCGGCCAAAATGTTTGTCCCCTCCTTCCCTTATTTCACCCTTCCTGTCATTACTCTCTCTTTCTTGGCCTTCTTCACTACGTCCCTCGGACACAAACCTTGATACATTTTGAGCTTCCTCGACTTTGGGGTGGTGATTGTCTTCGACTTCCATATTTTGATCCAAAGAACCTGTCATTCCAGCACTTCTGTAGTCATTATTTTGACTCTGGGAAGTTCTAGCAGGGTAATCATTCTCAACATATGACTGCTCAGATGCAGGCCTAGATGCCGGCCTTGAGGTTCCAGATCTTGTACCTCCAGCCTGCAAATGACTGTTACTTGTTGCCTCATGTGAGACCGGAATTTTAACTGATGAGCCATGATCCAGGTCTTGGTGCTCCATCCTGGATTTAGTCTTCGTAGCAGTTGCTACAGTTCCTTCAACATCGTCGGAAGATGGAAATCTATTTTGTTCATATAGCTCCAACATTTGATTGCTAACCTCTGCAGAAAACGTAGTCAACTGAAACCACTAGCAaatacatttaaaaaaaaatcttaagtAATAAAGACATGATCACAGGACTCTATGGTGGGAGGACGGATGGAGGGAGAGCGACAGAGGGAGTGAGGGATATTAAAACTCTTTGTCCTGGTTGGTAGGTTGAACATTTCAGGTCTTTCTCAGAACCATATGACactaaagaaaaaatttataggGTCGAAAGTAGAGACTGTAGAATGATGAAGAAATTCATCAGATGAGAATGAGGATGGGAAAGGACATTATTGATTGCTCCATAGTATTACATATTGTAATAAATCAAGGAGACCCACCCTCCAATTGGCGTGGGGTGACATCAAACTCTTGCCACCAGACCTTCTCGCCATCTGATGGAAGCTTTACTTTGAGGAACTTGGCGGCAAGAAAAATGGCACCAGCTGCAATGTGGTGGGGCTTAAATTGCAAGCAAAGAGAAGTCCGAAGTCTGCATGCCACATTCCAAGTTCAAGAAGAAATGAAGACAGGCCAAGAACAAGCAACAGACATAAACTAAGAGAAATCATACCCGTCATTAACAAAATTCCATGCAACTTGGGCGAGGGCATTTTGAGCtactttgaatttctttattgcCTCCACCAGGGGTTTATACGGATGGTGTACATTGAAATCAAAAGCAAGAGTTCCTAAAACAACCCTCTCGCCAGTTAAAATCAATTCCTTCTGCTGTTCATATACCTCCTGCGTGATTGTTGCATATATGTGAATAGACTAAACAAAAAATACCAACAGAAAATACTTCACATCAGACTCAAACTATAATTAAACAGTATGTTCAGTTATACATATCTGAGAATATTTGAACAGTAAatttgatgagagagagagagagagagaggggaatgAATGCTTTGATTTTCAGTCAAGCAGACTTAGTAGTTGGCTAGAGGGCACACATATAGGTAACATAATGCAACATGGGTATGCACACTGTAAATGCTCAACCTAAAGAAGGTAACTAAACATGAAAAAGTTGTATAAGCAGAAGGGATACAATAAGCAGTTGAGAACTTGGGGTGAATAATAGAGAAGAAAAACAATAGTGCATAGATCAGAATCACACCAAAAAAATTAGGACGAACCAAGTAGAGGGATGCATTTACAAGCACAATTATGATAAGTTGATAACTACCTTTTGCTTGATTCTCTGAGCTGCTGCAGGATCCTTCTTATGAATAATTTCATAGGAGACAAGGATAACATCTTTCAGAGGCCGGGGAGTTTCTTCAACCTTACCGGCGAGAAACATACACACTGTTGCAATGGTCTGACATAAATGTTTAATAAAATTTAGTCAATAAGGTAACTCATTCCAGATCACTTAAATTACACAGATATTTATGGTTATTAGAAAGAGAGTGGATTTTCAAATCTGAATATGGTAATCCCACTCCCAATGTGGCTTCATGCCCGGCTATAATCATCAGTCCTATATCAGTTTTCCTATTATCTATTTGTTCATTAATCACATCAGGGCTCTAAATGGATATCAGACTTGCGGAAGAAAAATGTAAACTGTAAAATCTTCTCACTAAGTAGCTTCCCTTCCCAAGCATCAAAATAATTGTCCTTTACAAGGTAGAGAGAGAATAAATAGATGCCATAGAAGCAGCCAAAATAATGTATTACCTTTCACCTCAGCTAGAAAGTCTAAAGCTAACTCAGATACATATCAACCagaagaagaaagcataatGGATTGAAGCCATTCCATGTTGATAATACTCACCCTTCTATCATTCTTTGCATGCGATTGGCAAACGTAGAACCGATGACAGAAAATTATGGCTGTTGCAATTGTTACCTGGGGTCTGCAATAGCAAAACAAAATGTTCAGGATCACCAACATGCTGAatcattgatctcaatttttttGGTACGACATGAGTCACCACATAATAAAGTGCGAGTCAAAACACAAGATACTAGACTCAATCCACTAGAATGAACTCCAAAGTTCAAACTCAACATTTAACTATCAGTTATCTTTATGAAGTACCACAGCTATGACAACTTTACATATCTTCAGTCCAGATGACAGCCATTTCAATCTTAGACatgtttttatatataaatgTATCTGAATATAATCAtccccaaagaaaaagaaaagatatacatatataatcaAACAAACTACCTTTTTTGAAGCTAAAGGGTAAACAGATAAGAAATTTATATATAAGGCTTAAAACTCACACTTTAAGTCTCATCCCCAAATCTTGCAGAAAAGTACAGTATGACTTTCGTAGATACGCCTCTTTCTTTAAGTCTATGCCATCTACTTTAGATGGagaattttcttcaatttccttCCTGGAGAAGTACCAAGAGCCTCCTTCCTCTTTATCCTCAGTCTGTCTATAGCAACTACTTTCACTCACAGCGAAGTTAGAAGAATCGCCAGACAAAAAGGAAGCCATCTGTATCTCTCCTTACAAATTAAAAAAACCTCTGACATAGACAGTTCATTTGGCGCAAAAATGTAGAGACTAAATACCCAATTCCAGCAATATCCTGCCCAAAAATTACCAGGACCAGTCAGAAACAATGGGCCGTAAGAGCATCACAAAAGGCATAAATGATATGCAAAGAAAGAATACAATAAAACTAGTGTATAATGAATGACAACAGATCACATAACTGTACATTCAGCATCCAGTAAGTGATCTTTTATATAAGAAAGAGAATTTACAAATAAGTTCACGAGACATCCACTGAGAAAAGCTCCAAGATAcaataacaaaaacaacaaaaaaaaagaatcaccAAGCAcaaaaacaatagaattcacCTAATTAATTTAGGTTTCTCAACTCTATCCTTTTGAGTAATTACTTCCAACTTTTAGTGGGGAAAACCAAAACTCTATCCTTTGGTTTCTCATCTTGCATCACACAGCTGCTGAATGTAACTACTACAAAGATCAAAAAAGCCTACGATACTTTATCCGAAAGCTAGTACACATGTCTATCACACCGTTTCATATTATAAGAGCTAGCTTTCCAGGATAGCACTAACTCAATCATCAAAGTTCAGCAGTATGCAAAGTGCTCCAAGTAACAAACTTTACAACTccaaattaaaatgcaaaagcatataacaagaaaaaaaaaaaaaaaaaagctactgAAAAAAAGCCCAatacttttaattttttttttttctgggaaaATTACAGGAACCGATCGGTTTTCTATCGAAACCGCAAAGACCCAATTTTGAACTTTGAATTTGAGCAAGAAGGGAGAAATTCGATAAACCCAGCTCAAATTTGAGCTCGATGGGTCGACACAcagaactgaaaatggaaagaagGAGAATCAGAAAAGGAAGTTGAAGAAGTGATTGTTACCTGGATATGGGATTGAAGAAGAGCAGAGCCGAGTAAACCCAAATCGGAAGGAGGTTAGGGTTTAATAGTGTGGAGGGAGgtaagaggaaaaaaaaaagaaagaaagatcgGTGTTTTGAGGACGAGGACCAGCATTAGCTTTTGCATTTGCCTTTTTAATATCTATGTTTTcgctttttaattttatttggttTTACTTCTTACCAAATATGCAAGTGTGTttggattttcttttttgtcgGCTTTTTCCAACCATGACTTGACTTTCTTAAATGGCAAAACCAGAAGACAATTAACAAATGTAAAACTCCATatctttttattattaaattaaatgagaggGTAAAGTTacaaaaaagtgaaaaacaataCAAGTAGAAAATTGAGAATTTTACTTATACGAGTTAAGAAGACAAAAAAGGAGCTACAACTTCTCCGGTACATCGTGAGGTTCTAACCACCAGTCTAATTGTTACTACCATATCTTGACGGCTCATTACCCGTGCTTCGTCATCTTTTAAGAGAAGATGTTTTGTTAGCCAATACAGAAAAAATGTATCAAAATGAtcatgaaatattaaaaaactttacaACTCAAAAAACAGATAGGGGTAATATAGTCAAATcacaaaataaacataaaatgaaaagaaaaaaagttaaaaGTGAGAAACAAATAAATACCTGGAAAAAAAAACTACCAATTTTCATGAAAAACTACCCACTtcgtaataataataatcaattttcaaaccctaaacccatCTAGTAAAGAACAAATGACACTGTTACAATGCCAAACTAGCCACTCAATTAACTTGAGCATTGGACGGTTATAGGGCCATACACACTGACCCCTCTATTTTGTAGGTGATGAAGAGCACCGAACGAATTCACCATCCCGAAAAACCAACCGAAATATGACTCGTATTCCAATCAAGTTATGGATTGAAACTCGCAGAAGAAACAATTGTGCTCAAGCCATCTCCACCTCATGAAGTAAATCGCAAAATAAATCTTCATTTACTTCGACATTAACAAATAACATTTGTGCTCAAGCCATTTCCACCTCATGAAGTCAATCTTCATATACTTCGATGTTAACAAATGTCTCCCTAGAGCTCCATTAAGAATTTTTAGGGTAGTTGGTGGCCGAGCTTCCAGATTCGACTCGATAGTGGTGCAATAGAGTAGTGTTTTAGCATTGTTGATTTCAGGTTTTCTCTTCCCATCTTTGGGGACCCTTCGGTTTGGCAGTGCTAGTGGAGTTCATATATGGTTTTGAGAAAGGAAAAATCTCACATTAGAAAATGATAAGGTAAAATATAACAAATTGCACCGAgaacttttcattttttcagaT harbors:
- the LOC133728586 gene encoding cyclin-T1-3-like isoform X2, encoding MASFLSGDSSNFAVSESSCYRQTEDKEEGGSWYFSRKEIEENSPSKVDGIDLKKEAYLRKSYCTFLQDLGMRLKVPQVTIATAIIFCHRFYVCQSHAKNDRRTIATVCMFLAGKVEETPRPLKDVILVSYEIIHKKDPAAAQRIKQKEVYEQQKELILTGERVVLGTLAFDFNVHHPYKPLVEAIKKFKVAQNALAQVAWNFVNDGLRTSLCLQFKPHHIAAGAIFLAAKFLKVKLPSDGEKVWWQEFDVTPRQLEEVSNQMLELYEQNRFPSSDDVEGTVATATKTKSRMEHQDLDHGSSVKIPVSHEATSNSHLQAGGTRSGTSRPASRPASEQSYVENDYPARTSQSQNNDYRSAGMTGSLDQNMEVEDNHHPKVEEAQNVSRFVSEGRSEEGQERESNDRKGEIREGGDKHFGRNLDNTQSALGRSPQEAIKKIDKDKVRAALEKRRKATADMTRKTDLLDEDDLIERELEDGIELAGGSEKNKRDRRQSWSKSSHRQEHESLHQGKHREGVGDGGPRFSAIEEGEVSAFEAGHEFPSPKSSSRKRKEGSPLEIVAEKKQRHDYRHNHFDHTENHNRVGRVGHTERDNKRPVQENHV
- the LOC133728586 gene encoding cyclin-T1-3-like isoform X1 — protein: MASFLSGDSSNFAVSESSCYRQTEDKEEGGSWYFSRKEIEENSPSKVDGIDLKKEAYLRKSYCTFLQDLGMRLKVPQVTIATAIIFCHRFYVCQSHAKNDRRTIATVCMFLAGKVEETPRPLKDVILVSYEIIHKKDPAAAQRIKQKSIHIYATITQEVYEQQKELILTGERVVLGTLAFDFNVHHPYKPLVEAIKKFKVAQNALAQVAWNFVNDGLRTSLCLQFKPHHIAAGAIFLAAKFLKVKLPSDGEKVWWQEFDVTPRQLEEVSNQMLELYEQNRFPSSDDVEGTVATATKTKSRMEHQDLDHGSSVKIPVSHEATSNSHLQAGGTRSGTSRPASRPASEQSYVENDYPARTSQSQNNDYRSAGMTGSLDQNMEVEDNHHPKVEEAQNVSRFVSEGRSEEGQERESNDRKGEIREGGDKHFGRNLDNTQSALGRSPQEAIKKIDKDKVRAALEKRRKATADMTRKTDLLDEDDLIERELEDGIELAGGSEKNKRDRRQSWSKSSHRQEHESLHQGKHREGVGDGGPRFSAIEEGEVSAFEAGHEFPSPKSSSRKRKEGSPLEIVAEKKQRHDYRHNHFDHTENHNRVGRVGHTERDNKRPVQENHV